From a region of the Pontixanthobacter gangjinensis genome:
- a CDS encoding cation diffusion facilitator family transporter produces the protein MGNGHAHSQDHGHSHGHKHAHGGGHSHAPADFGRAFAIGVVLNTAFVIVEATYGFLSGSMALIADAGHNLSDVLALLLAWGASIAAKRAPTGRFTYGYKSSTILAALVNAGLLLVAIGAILFETLHRMSDPAQVEGMTVVIVAGIGILINGGTALLFMRGQKDDLNIRGAYLHMAADALVSVGVVVAGLAIIFTGANWIDPLTSLVIVAVIAWGTWGLLKDSVKLGLLGVPEGISELDVREFLSDLPGVEAVHDLHIWPMSTTETALTAHLVIPSGHPGDTFLHDISEELAHHHRINHATIQIEQTRDCAQHGQGCAP, from the coding sequence ATGGGTAACGGGCACGCACATTCTCAGGATCATGGGCACTCGCATGGGCACAAACATGCTCACGGAGGAGGCCACAGCCACGCCCCTGCTGATTTCGGGCGCGCATTCGCCATCGGGGTCGTTCTCAACACTGCATTCGTAATTGTCGAGGCAACCTACGGCTTCCTCTCAGGCTCAATGGCACTGATTGCAGATGCGGGGCACAATCTATCCGATGTCCTCGCCTTGCTGCTGGCATGGGGCGCGAGTATCGCAGCGAAACGCGCTCCGACCGGGCGCTTCACCTATGGCTACAAAAGCTCAACCATCCTCGCCGCATTAGTCAATGCGGGGCTGCTGCTGGTCGCAATCGGCGCAATCCTGTTCGAAACATTGCACCGCATGTCTGACCCCGCACAGGTAGAGGGCATGACCGTCGTGATCGTCGCGGGTATCGGGATATTGATCAATGGCGGGACGGCTTTGCTGTTCATGCGCGGTCAGAAAGACGATCTGAATATTCGCGGTGCCTATTTGCACATGGCCGCCGATGCGCTGGTTTCTGTGGGCGTGGTTGTGGCTGGCCTCGCGATCATATTTACCGGAGCGAATTGGATTGATCCACTGACGTCGCTTGTGATTGTCGCGGTAATCGCATGGGGCACGTGGGGCTTGCTGAAAGACAGCGTGAAGTTGGGGCTGCTGGGCGTGCCTGAAGGCATTTCCGAATTGGACGTACGCGAATTTCTGTCAGATTTGCCCGGGGTCGAGGCGGTCCATGATCTGCATATCTGGCCAATGAGCACCACCGAAACTGCACTAACCGCCCACCTGGTTATCCCTAGCGGGCATCCAGGCGATACGTTCCTGCATGATATTTCGGAAGAACTCGCGCATCATCACCGGATCAACCACGCGACCATCCAGATTGAGCAGACCCGCGATTGTGCACAGCATGGCCAGGGTTGCGCCCCGTGA
- the mtgA gene encoding monofunctional biosynthetic peptidoglycan transglycosylase, with protein MVRLLKILAKIVLWFVGLSLAFVLIFKFVPPPVTATMVMNGDGITKDWESLSNIDRNLVSAVVAAEDGKFCTHDGFDVEAIEKAIERNARGGRIRGGSTISQQTAKNVFLWQGGGYVRKGFEAWFTFLIEKIWGKRRIMEVYLNVAETGIGTYGAEAGSQRYFGHSASRLSKSEASRMAAALPLPQKRSVTNPTGFTRRYGNMIAARMGVVRRDGLEACVYD; from the coding sequence ATGGTTCGTTTACTCAAAATCCTTGCGAAAATCGTTCTGTGGTTCGTGGGCCTCAGTCTGGCATTCGTGCTCATTTTCAAATTTGTGCCGCCGCCTGTTACTGCGACCATGGTTATGAATGGTGACGGGATTACCAAAGACTGGGAATCGCTCTCGAATATCGACCGCAATCTGGTCAGCGCAGTTGTCGCTGCGGAGGACGGCAAATTCTGCACCCATGACGGGTTCGATGTGGAAGCGATCGAGAAAGCGATTGAACGTAACGCGCGCGGCGGCCGGATCCGCGGCGGCTCCACAATCAGCCAACAAACCGCCAAGAACGTGTTCCTGTGGCAAGGCGGCGGATATGTTCGCAAAGGGTTCGAGGCGTGGTTCACTTTCCTGATAGAAAAAATATGGGGCAAACGGCGGATTATGGAGGTTTACCTCAATGTCGCAGAAACCGGCATCGGCACATACGGAGCCGAAGCTGGCTCACAGCGATATTTCGGCCACTCTGCATCGCGGCTGAGTAAATCAGAAGCGTCGCGCATGGCTGCCGCCCTGCCCTTGCCTCAAAAACGCTCCGTCACCAATCCTACCGGCTTCACCCGCCGATATGGCAACATGATTGCCGCGCGCATGGGTGTAGTAAGGCGTGACGGATTGGAAGCTTGTGTTTACGACTAA
- the rpoH gene encoding RNA polymerase sigma factor RpoH, whose amino-acid sequence MSNVTAKVPALGGEQSLNRYLSEIKKFPVLTAEQEYMLAKAYAEHEDPEAAAQLVTSHLRLVAKIAMGYRGYGLPVSDLISEGNVGLMQGVKKFEPERGFRLATYAMWWIKASMQEFILRSWSLVKMGTTAAQKKLFFNLRRMKKELEAYEDSDLHPDDVTKIATTLGVAEQEVINMNRRMMMGGDGSLNVQMRGDEDGGGQWQDWLVDDRPLQDETVAEAEEAEVRHEMLGEAMDALNEREKHILTERRLTENPQTLEELSQVYSVSRERIRQIEVRAFEKLQKAMKAIAGERLMPTAA is encoded by the coding sequence GTGAGTAACGTAACAGCAAAAGTACCGGCGCTGGGCGGCGAGCAAAGCCTCAATCGCTATCTGTCGGAAATCAAGAAGTTCCCCGTTTTGACCGCAGAGCAAGAATACATGCTCGCCAAAGCCTATGCGGAACACGAAGACCCCGAAGCAGCAGCGCAACTGGTAACCAGCCACCTTCGCCTCGTCGCGAAGATTGCGATGGGTTATCGCGGTTATGGCTTGCCCGTTTCCGATCTGATTTCGGAAGGCAACGTTGGCCTGATGCAAGGCGTCAAGAAATTCGAACCGGAACGCGGCTTCCGCCTTGCCACCTATGCAATGTGGTGGATCAAGGCGAGCATGCAGGAATTCATCCTGCGCAGTTGGAGCCTCGTGAAAATGGGCACCACCGCTGCCCAGAAAAAGTTGTTCTTCAACCTTCGCCGGATGAAGAAAGAGCTGGAAGCGTATGAAGACAGCGACCTGCATCCTGATGACGTAACCAAAATTGCGACTACGCTTGGCGTTGCCGAGCAAGAAGTCATCAACATGAACCGCCGGATGATGATGGGCGGTGATGGTTCGCTCAACGTCCAGATGCGCGGCGATGAAGATGGCGGCGGCCAGTGGCAGGATTGGTTGGTCGATGACCGCCCGCTGCAGGATGAAACCGTGGCCGAGGCTGAAGAAGCCGAAGTCCGGCACGAAATGCTGGGCGAGGCAATGGACGCGCTCAACGAACGTGAAAAGCACATCTTGACCGAACGCCGGCTGACCGAAAACCCGCAAACTCTCGAAGAGCTGTCGCAGGTCTATTCCGTTAGCCGCGAACGCATCCGCCAGATCGAAGTGCGCGCATTTGAAAAGCTGCAAAAAGCGATGAAGGCAATTGCTGGTGAAAGGCTGATGCCGACTGCGGCATAA
- a CDS encoding RluA family pseudouridine synthase codes for MIEPETDPNLITGTLATAGRIDKSLAEASGLSRERIKALMAEGAVTVGKTVTTNPSAKMQPGAHFTINVPPATVAEAQPQDIPLDIAFEDEHLIVVNKPAGMVVHPAAGNHENTLVNALLHHCRGQLSGIGGVARPGIVHRIDKDTSGLLVVAKSTAAHEGLAKQFADHTISRRYIAVCNGHPAPTSGTIEGVIGRSSGNRKKMAVLEEDSSRGKHAITHYTTKRVLSNSSVIECRLETGRTHQVRVHFASIGHALLGDPLYGRTTAPLRPILQRLRFVRQALHAASLGFDHPVTGEKVEFHAELPDDMRELIDQTAR; via the coding sequence GTGATCGAACCTGAAACAGACCCGAACCTTATTACCGGAACCCTCGCCACGGCGGGCCGTATCGACAAATCTCTGGCAGAGGCATCAGGCCTTTCGCGGGAACGCATAAAGGCGCTGATGGCAGAAGGGGCGGTGACGGTTGGCAAAACTGTCACAACGAACCCGTCGGCCAAAATGCAGCCCGGCGCGCATTTCACCATCAATGTGCCGCCTGCGACAGTAGCGGAAGCGCAACCGCAGGACATCCCCCTCGATATCGCGTTCGAGGATGAGCATCTGATTGTCGTCAACAAGCCTGCGGGCATGGTCGTCCATCCCGCAGCGGGAAATCATGAAAACACTTTGGTCAACGCGCTGCTCCATCACTGCAGGGGGCAATTGTCAGGAATCGGCGGAGTTGCGCGTCCCGGCATCGTCCACCGGATTGATAAGGATACTTCTGGTTTGTTGGTGGTAGCAAAATCTACTGCCGCACATGAGGGGCTGGCGAAGCAATTCGCCGACCATACAATTTCCCGGCGATATATCGCAGTCTGCAACGGCCACCCCGCCCCGACCAGCGGGACCATCGAAGGGGTGATCGGAAGATCATCGGGCAACCGCAAGAAAATGGCGGTCTTGGAGGAGGATTCCTCACGCGGGAAACACGCAATCACGCACTATACGACCAAAAGAGTATTGAGCAATTCCAGTGTAATAGAGTGCAGGCTGGAAACTGGTAGAACCCATCAGGTGCGCGTTCATTTTGCATCAATCGGTCATGCGCTATTAGGGGATCCATTATACGGACGCACGACCGCACCACTCAGACCGATTCTTCAGCGATTGAGGTTTGTCAGACAGGCGCTCCACGCAGCTTCGCTTGGATTTGACCATCCGGTCACTGGCGAAAAAGTGGAGTTTCACGCTGAGTTGCCCGACGATATGCGGGAACTAATCGACCAAACCGCTCGTTGA
- a CDS encoding Mov34/MPN/PAD-1 family protein, with translation MIAQRFILNSQGDLPVPQSVHGAMCDLAGKSAPQECCGILVGEGGVITRLIESENVHPTPETHFEIDPETLIDAYRSERRGGPEVLGFFHSHPSGDPAPSETDQAMAAGDGRIWAIVGVSGVMFWEDKDSGFAALSYTVLDN, from the coding sequence ATGATTGCGCAGCGTTTCATATTAAATTCGCAAGGTGATTTGCCAGTTCCGCAATCCGTGCATGGCGCGATGTGTGATTTGGCGGGCAAGTCTGCCCCGCAGGAATGTTGCGGCATTCTGGTGGGTGAAGGCGGGGTAATTACCCGGCTAATCGAATCAGAGAACGTCCATCCAACGCCCGAAACCCACTTCGAAATTGATCCCGAGACCCTGATAGATGCGTATCGCTCCGAACGCAGAGGCGGGCCAGAGGTTCTGGGGTTTTTCCATTCGCATCCATCTGGTGATCCGGCTCCGTCGGAAACTGACCAGGCCATGGCCGCGGGTGACGGCCGCATCTGGGCGATTGTCGGCGTTTCGGGGGTCATGTTCTGGGAGGATAAGGACAGTGGATTCGCGGCTCTTTCCTACACGGTCCTGGACAATTAA
- a CDS encoding histidine phosphotransferase family protein, with protein sequence MNQSSSADLAALLCSRLCHDLLSPVGAMSNGLELLADETDPAMRQQCLELLEQSAKASTDKLKFFRLAFGAAGGFGEMVEVSEPKAAIEALVAGNKRVEMSWAMDAVKLPKSAVKVLLNLAHIALDALVRGGTLDIGAELRGGNTEIVVRASGPKIAFDETIGQALEGSLPVGDLSSRTAPAHMISLLADKSGGGLQYQLTDDALVLGAVLPQPEGLIG encoded by the coding sequence ATGAACCAATCCTCTTCCGCCGATCTCGCCGCGTTGCTGTGCTCGCGGCTTTGCCATGATCTGCTCAGCCCGGTTGGTGCAATGAGCAACGGGCTGGAATTGCTGGCTGACGAAACCGATCCGGCAATGCGGCAGCAATGTCTTGAATTGCTTGAGCAAAGCGCCAAGGCAAGCACTGACAAGCTGAAATTCTTCCGCCTCGCTTTTGGCGCGGCTGGCGGATTTGGCGAAATGGTCGAGGTTTCCGAGCCAAAGGCAGCGATCGAGGCTTTGGTTGCAGGCAATAAGCGCGTCGAGATGAGCTGGGCGATGGATGCGGTGAAGCTGCCCAAATCCGCGGTCAAAGTACTGCTCAACCTTGCTCATATCGCTTTGGATGCGCTGGTGCGCGGCGGTACGCTGGATATTGGCGCAGAATTGCGCGGAGGGAATACAGAAATTGTCGTGCGCGCCTCGGGGCCAAAAATCGCATTTGATGAAACCATTGGTCAGGCCCTCGAAGGGAGCCTGCCGGTTGGCGACCTGTCTAGCCGCACCGCACCAGCACATATGATTTCGCTGCTGGCTGACAAATCGGGCGGTGGCTTGCAATATCAACTGACCGATGATGCGCTCGTGCTGGGCGCAGTTCTGCCCCAGCCGGAGGGGTTGATCGGCTAG
- a CDS encoding N-acetylmuramoyl-L-alanine amidase produces MKDELVHHTRLSPNCNDRKLPITMAVLHYTEMKPVETALERLCDPVAGVSAHYLISEEGEVTLLVPEEMRAWHAGASFWRGIKDVNSASIGIELDHPGHALGYRPFADAQIESLIPLLHRIAKQYDIPRANVVAHSDVAPARKTDPGELFPWDRLSDCGLALAVPKIALGDVYDNDGAFYLALERYGYDITDGRAAVTAFQRRWRPRKINGEIDGEIRAILFQLLLDRDRGTAR; encoded by the coding sequence ATGAAAGACGAACTGGTCCATCACACACGGCTTTCGCCGAATTGCAATGATCGCAAATTGCCGATCACGATGGCCGTTCTTCATTATACAGAGATGAAGCCGGTAGAAACCGCGCTGGAACGCCTGTGCGATCCGGTTGCCGGTGTTAGTGCGCATTATCTGATTAGCGAAGAAGGCGAGGTTACCTTGCTGGTGCCCGAGGAGATGCGCGCTTGGCATGCGGGGGCTTCATTCTGGCGCGGGATCAAGGACGTCAATTCGGCAAGCATCGGGATTGAGCTGGATCACCCCGGTCATGCGCTTGGTTACAGGCCATTTGCCGATGCGCAGATCGAGTCGTTGATCCCGTTGCTCCACCGGATCGCGAAGCAGTATGACATCCCCCGCGCCAATGTGGTCGCGCATTCGGATGTGGCTCCGGCGCGCAAGACTGATCCGGGTGAGCTTTTCCCTTGGGATAGACTGTCAGATTGTGGGCTGGCGCTGGCCGTTCCGAAAATTGCATTGGGCGATGTCTATGACAATGACGGCGCGTTCTATCTCGCGCTCGAGCGCTACGGGTATGACATCACCGATGGCCGTGCCGCCGTTACCGCATTCCAGCGCCGTTGGCGGCCGCGCAAGATCAATGGCGAGATTGACGGAGAGATCCGCGCGATACTGTTCCAGCTTTTGCTCGACAGGGACCGGGGAACCGCTAGATAG